Proteins found in one Fervidobacterium thailandense genomic segment:
- a CDS encoding MarR family winged helix-turn-helix transcriptional regulator has protein sequence MKCPFSEDSVIYLLSRLQRRIFKRLYSGLAKLYELHPGQLPMLFLVGKSPGLSQKDIAKRLGLEPGTVAVMMKRFEKKGLIYRKTDERDRRVQRVYISNEAEGLLEHSRKLVQDLEVEIKRILTQDEVEEFKRIVQKVLDGLDQEDEGVTEDE, from the coding sequence ATGAAGTGTCCTTTCTCTGAAGACAGCGTAATCTATCTTTTATCAAGGCTCCAGCGCAGGATATTCAAAAGACTCTACAGTGGGCTGGCTAAGTTGTACGAACTGCACCCTGGACAGTTACCTATGCTCTTTTTAGTTGGCAAGAGTCCCGGCTTGAGTCAGAAGGATATTGCAAAGCGGCTTGGTCTTGAACCTGGAACGGTTGCGGTGATGATGAAGAGATTCGAAAAGAAAGGTTTGATTTATAGAAAGACGGACGAGAGGGATAGAAGGGTCCAAAGAGTGTACATATCAAATGAGGCCGAAGGGTTACTTGAGCACTCAAGAAAGCTTGTTCAAGATCTTGAAGTGGAGATAAAGCGCATACTGACGCAGGATGAGGTTGAGGAATTCAAGCGTATCGTTCAAAAGGTACTGGATGGTTTAGATCAAGAGGATGAAGGAGTGACCGAGGATGAGTAG
- a CDS encoding NAD(P)/FAD-dependent oxidoreductase, with the protein MEPKKRICIVGAGPAGLSCALMLKRYGISATIFEKEEIGGLIRNAWRVENIPLMPVRSGEEIAAELQKLIEINGLEIIRDEILSIEDGKLSGAKDEYPYDFLVIATGTRPKRISEFEISDRVSYEYVKLPKNISSLAIYGGGDIAFDGALKAFESGVKPEIFIRSEHPRALPKLIEETRNRKIPLHLKTPIREVRNHEGRLIIVTSEGEEREFDALLIAIGRVENLPRINVVDLSRVLIIGDAAHVNYRQMSIAIGDGIKAAMRIIELLGGA; encoded by the coding sequence TTGGAGCCTAAAAAACGAATTTGCATTGTGGGAGCTGGTCCAGCTGGACTCTCGTGCGCGCTGATGTTGAAGAGGTACGGGATATCTGCTACAATATTCGAAAAGGAAGAAATAGGTGGGCTCATCCGCAACGCCTGGAGGGTGGAAAATATCCCCCTCATGCCCGTGAGGTCCGGAGAAGAAATCGCTGCAGAGCTCCAGAAACTTATTGAAATTAACGGACTTGAAATAATAAGGGACGAGATACTTTCAATCGAGGATGGAAAATTATCCGGTGCCAAAGATGAATACCCTTACGATTTCTTGGTCATCGCCACAGGAACAAGGCCCAAGCGAATCTCGGAGTTTGAAATCTCGGATCGAGTTTCATACGAGTACGTAAAACTTCCAAAAAACATATCGAGCCTGGCCATATACGGTGGTGGAGATATCGCTTTCGATGGTGCACTGAAGGCCTTCGAAAGTGGCGTTAAGCCAGAAATATTCATCCGAAGCGAGCATCCTCGCGCTCTACCAAAGCTAATTGAAGAAACAAGGAACAGAAAAATACCTCTACATCTAAAAACACCCATCCGGGAAGTCCGAAATCATGAGGGAAGGTTGATAATCGTCACTTCTGAAGGTGAAGAACGGGAATTCGACGCTCTGTTGATTGCGATAGGTCGAGTTGAGAATTTACCGAGAATAAACGTGGTGGACCTCAGCAGAGTGCTTATCATAGGTGATGCCGCGCATGTGAACTACAGGCAGATGAGTATTGCAATAGGTGACGGTATAAAAGCCGCGATGAGGATAATAGAGTTGCTCGGAGGTGCCTGA
- a CDS encoding radical SAM protein, which translates to MEVIAKYGKEEIAYVYLGKTTHGALVEFVESVQPPIPREKKWVLIVSTMDGCPVGCKMCDAGGYYRRKLTKEEILEQILFLVDQRFGRRVPVEKFKIQFARVGEPALNDGVLDVLEELPSILDAPGLLPSISTVAPVGRTEWFERLLEIKDKHYRGKFQMQFSIHSTDEAQRNEIIPVKKWTFEEIAQYGNRFVKEGDRKITLNFALASENIVIADVIKRYFSPDNFLVKITPVNPTYRALENGLNSDVLGDGRLVKHERFVRELEEAGYEVIISVGELEENKIGSNCGQYVQRHLKSQFKITEGYNLVCEG; encoded by the coding sequence ATGGAAGTAATCGCAAAGTACGGTAAAGAAGAGATCGCGTACGTTTATCTTGGAAAAACAACTCATGGAGCCCTTGTTGAGTTCGTTGAATCCGTTCAGCCACCGATTCCAAGGGAGAAAAAATGGGTGCTCATCGTCTCGACGATGGACGGTTGTCCTGTAGGATGCAAGATGTGCGATGCAGGGGGATACTACAGACGGAAATTGACAAAAGAGGAGATACTGGAACAGATACTCTTTCTGGTCGACCAACGTTTCGGTCGCCGTGTTCCCGTTGAAAAATTCAAGATACAATTCGCACGCGTTGGTGAACCCGCGTTGAACGATGGAGTACTCGACGTGCTCGAGGAACTTCCTTCGATTCTTGACGCGCCAGGATTACTTCCGTCCATAAGTACCGTTGCACCGGTTGGACGCACCGAATGGTTCGAAAGATTACTCGAAATAAAAGACAAACACTACAGAGGTAAATTCCAGATGCAATTCTCAATCCACAGCACCGATGAAGCTCAGCGTAACGAGATAATCCCCGTAAAGAAATGGACCTTCGAAGAGATCGCCCAATACGGAAATAGATTCGTCAAAGAAGGTGACCGGAAAATTACCCTGAACTTTGCCCTTGCAAGTGAAAACATAGTAATTGCGGATGTCATCAAGAGATACTTCTCACCGGATAATTTTCTGGTGAAAATAACGCCAGTCAACCCAACCTACAGAGCCCTGGAAAACGGTCTGAACTCAGACGTACTCGGTGATGGCAGACTTGTAAAACATGAGCGCTTTGTTCGGGAACTCGAAGAAGCCGGATATGAAGTCATCATCAGCGTTGGAGAACTGGAAGAGAACAAGATAGGGAGTAATTGCGGTCAATACGTGCAAAGACATCTGAAAAGCCAATTCAAAATCACCGAAGGTTACAACCTTGTTTGTGAAGGCTAA
- a CDS encoding glycosyltransferase family 2 protein, protein MTGRDYTGFSSLPEPLVSVILPTYNEARTVERSLVSLLEGSYSNLEVLVVDGGSTDGTLDLVQAIASRYPGKVLILRNEKRYTPHALNIGIKNAKGKYIMIASAHAMYSENYIQECVRVLEEGRADVAGGVLEVHPRSESKKAKAIAAVLAHPFGVGGARYRLGAETEVYVDTVAYGIYRKEIFEHAGTFDERFIRNQDLEFNLRLKREGYRTMLVPRAKAYYLARDSYSALWRNNFENGRWVTKGAKYTKNAFSLRHLVPLFFVLYLVALCVLAPFLTAAKLTFHALFLSFPVLLYLSLVLYFSIVISLRNRNPLLLPYILAAFTVLHVSYGVGSVFGLMERAK, encoded by the coding sequence ATGACCGGACGTGATTACACTGGTTTTTCGAGTTTGCCAGAACCTTTAGTGTCGGTGATACTTCCTACCTACAACGAGGCTCGAACGGTTGAGAGGAGCCTCGTTAGTCTTTTGGAGGGTAGTTACAGTAATCTCGAAGTGTTAGTTGTGGATGGCGGGAGTACTGACGGCACACTTGATTTAGTTCAGGCGATAGCGTCACGTTATCCGGGGAAGGTTTTGATCTTGCGCAACGAGAAGAGGTACACACCGCATGCACTTAACATTGGTATAAAGAACGCAAAAGGTAAGTACATCATGATTGCGAGCGCGCATGCGATGTACTCCGAAAATTATATTCAGGAGTGCGTGAGGGTCTTGGAAGAAGGAAGGGCGGATGTTGCTGGTGGGGTGCTTGAAGTGCATCCAAGGAGCGAAAGCAAAAAGGCAAAGGCGATTGCGGCCGTTTTGGCGCATCCTTTCGGCGTTGGTGGAGCGCGGTACAGGTTGGGTGCGGAGACCGAGGTATACGTCGACACCGTTGCGTACGGTATTTACAGAAAGGAAATATTTGAGCATGCTGGAACTTTTGACGAAAGGTTCATTAGAAACCAAGATTTAGAGTTTAATCTCAGACTCAAAAGGGAAGGTTATCGCACAATGTTGGTTCCGCGTGCAAAAGCGTACTATCTGGCGCGAGATTCATACTCGGCACTGTGGAGAAATAATTTTGAGAATGGTCGATGGGTAACAAAAGGTGCGAAATACACAAAAAACGCTTTTTCTCTCAGACATTTGGTACCGCTTTTCTTTGTTCTTTATCTTGTAGCTTTGTGTGTACTCGCACCATTTTTGACAGCGGCAAAGCTCACATTTCACGCTTTATTTCTATCGTTCCCAGTACTTTTGTACCTTTCTTTGGTCCTTTACTTCTCCATTGTCATTTCGCTTCGAAATCGCAACCCTCTTCTTTTGCCCTACATTCTTGCAGCGTTTACCGTGCTGCACGTATCTTACGGTGTAGGTTCGGTGTTTGGGTTGATGGAACGTGCAAAGTGA